The nucleotide sequence CTTCATTAGGAGCGCCCGAAAGTTCTCCAGCAAAAAGACAGGTATTAAGTAACGATAAAAGAACTATAATTTTTTTTTTCACAATAAATCACTCTCCATTTTTTTATACTAAAAAAACATTTACACAAATACACAAATTTTTATACTAAAAAAAACATTTATCCCAATCCAAAGACTTAACTTTAAACCTTCAAATGGTTTATTCCCTAGTGTTTTCCTTAACTTGCTAATTCAGTGATTCGTTTCACAACTGTGTTTCTAGCAATAATTAATCCAAGAATTTCAGTAATCAACATTGCTGCTAATACCATTGACAAGGTTTGTTCAGAGACAATTCCGTCTTTATACGCAAATGCTATAAATGTCAATGCAAGACCTGCTTGAGGCAACATTAGTTTACCTAGCATACTAACGTCCTTTCTAGTGCCTTTAACTAACATACTACCTGCTTTGTATCCGATTCTACGAGAAGTGATTCTTGATACTGTGTAAGCAATCGAAATTGCCAAGGTAGAAACGTTAGCTAAAAGCATAACATTCAATTTCATACCTAAATCAACCATAAAAAAAAGAATACAGACATTAATGATTTTTTGAAATCCTTGTTCCATCACAACAAATTTTTGTGGCATTTTTTTTATCATCATATTAACAAAGGTGATGCCGGCTACAGTTAAAGTGATTAATAAATCAATTGTTAATAATTTAGTCCCAGCTAACAACAAAATAGTGCATATTATAGTATAAATTAGTGGGGCTACTTTATCACTTACCTTTCCTACTAGAAATAACAGAACAAAACCTGATACGATACCATATATTAATGAAGTTGTCATGATGATAAATGGTATAGCGATGCCTCCTGAACCCGTTAACAAATTCTTAACAATACCAAAGATAAGCAATACCAAAACAAGATTCATAAACATAGTTGGCAACAAGCGTGCTTTTATTTTTTCTTCTAAACCTTGCATGGCCATAATAATCGTAGCTACAGAAGTGCCACCTCCAATTATGCCCAATATTATTGCTTCACTCATAGGCATACCAAATGCACGCATAACACCAAAAACAATTGAAAAGGTGATTGCAATCTCAATAAGTGCTATGGATATTGAACTTTTAAAGTTTGATTTTATTATACTTAATCTAACATCCTTTGTCAGTAAAAAACCAAGTGGTGAAAGAGCCAATACATATA is from Psychrilyobacter atlanticus DSM 19335 and encodes:
- a CDS encoding cation:proton antiporter, encoding MELILLLSVIVVMVLTGVVFTKLAGATKLPAIAGILIGGIVLGTIGRLLNIEWLTPDKLMSIPLYKIIYVLALSPLGFLLTKDVRLSIIKSNFKSSISIALIEIAITFSIVFGVMRAFGMPMSEAIILGIIGGGTSVATIIMAMQGLEEKIKARLLPTMFMNLVLVLLIFGIVKNLLTGSGGIAIPFIIMTTSLIYGIVSGFVLLFLVGKVSDKVAPLIYTIICTILLLAGTKLLTIDLLITLTVAGITFVNMMIKKMPQKFVVMEQGFQKIINVCILFFMVDLGMKLNVMLLANVSTLAISIAYTVSRITSRRIGYKAGSMLVKGTRKDVSMLGKLMLPQAGLALTFIAFAYKDGIVSEQTLSMVLAAMLITEILGLIIARNTVVKRITELAS